Proteins from a genomic interval of Sporolactobacillus sp. Y61:
- a CDS encoding multidrug effflux MFS transporter — protein sequence MALTERRQGSTIKPSQHVWLVLILGALSAFGPLSMDMYLPSLPSLTRDLNTTTSLAQLSITACLIGLAVGQIIIGPFSDSHGRRGPLLAGLAGFVITSFLCTFVDSVVWLIILRLLQGLSGAAGLVISRAIARDLYSGTELTKFFSMLMAVNGIFPIIAPIIGGFILRFTTWHGVFIVLGIIGLLLFLGTLIGLPETLSEERRIHGGIGATFSETGRICRDRQFMSYAVVQGLVMGAMFCYIAGSSFVLQDMYGVTPFGFSLFFATNGLGIVVMSQVAGNLSGHVDEKKILRTGTQIAAAGSIALFSSLLLHPAPLIAVIIPLFLIVSMVGLVNTTAFSLAMQSQGRAAGSASAILGLGMNMIGGILSPLVGLGGSRTYFPMALLILVCDVGALLIYIIFVSRKKV from the coding sequence ATCGCTTTAACCGAACGTAGACAGGGAAGTACAATAAAACCATCCCAGCATGTCTGGCTTGTGCTGATTCTTGGCGCTCTTTCAGCGTTTGGTCCTCTGTCGATGGATATGTACCTGCCGTCGCTGCCTTCACTGACCCGCGATCTGAATACGACGACTTCGCTTGCTCAGTTAAGCATCACAGCCTGTCTGATCGGTCTTGCAGTCGGACAGATCATAATCGGTCCATTCAGCGACAGTCACGGGAGGCGTGGCCCGCTGCTGGCCGGTCTTGCAGGATTTGTGATCACTTCTTTTCTCTGTACCTTCGTTGATTCGGTTGTCTGGTTGATCATACTGAGGCTTTTGCAGGGACTTTCCGGGGCAGCCGGACTCGTCATCTCACGTGCCATCGCAAGAGATTTATACTCCGGGACAGAACTGACGAAGTTTTTTTCCATGCTGATGGCGGTCAACGGTATTTTTCCGATCATTGCGCCCATCATCGGCGGATTTATCCTGAGATTCACAACCTGGCACGGTGTATTTATCGTGCTGGGTATCATCGGACTCCTGCTTTTTCTCGGGACACTGATCGGTTTGCCGGAAACCTTATCGGAAGAAAGAAGAATCCATGGCGGGATTGGTGCCACCTTCTCTGAGACGGGGCGCATCTGTCGGGACAGGCAGTTTATGAGCTACGCTGTGGTCCAAGGCCTCGTCATGGGTGCCATGTTCTGCTACATCGCCGGATCTTCCTTCGTTCTTCAGGACATGTACGGCGTTACACCGTTCGGATTCAGCCTGTTTTTCGCAACGAACGGTCTGGGTATCGTCGTCATGTCCCAGGTGGCGGGCAATTTGTCCGGACATGTGGATGAGAAAAAGATTCTGCGTACGGGTACGCAGATTGCGGCTGCCGGAAGCATTGCCCTTTTTTCCAGCCTGCTGCTTCATCCGGCTCCGCTGATTGCGGTGATCATCCCGCTCTTCCTTATCGTTTCGATGGTGGGCCTCGTGAACACAACGGCTTTTTCGCTCGCCATGCAGTCGCAGGGCAGGGCAGCCGGAAGTGCTTCTGCGATACTGGGCCTTGGCATGAACATGATTGGGGGTATCCTGTCGCCGCTGGTCGGGCTGGGTGGCAGCAGGACCTACTTCCCGATGGCATTGCTGATTCTGGTCTGTGACGTTGGTGCTTTACTTATTTATATTATTTTTGTTAGTAGAAAAAAAGTCTGA
- the argF gene encoding ornithine carbamoyltransferase, whose product MTEQKDSIFQLSGKDFLTIAELSADELHLLLKQAYDMKQLTKKHIPHPYLKGKTLAMIFEKSSTRTRVSFEVGMYQLGGSALFLSSRDIQIGRGETIPDTARVLSRFVDGILIRTFDHDQVVELAKYADVPVINGLTDTHHPTQVLADLLTIYEHKGRLKGLKACFIGDGYNNMAHSLVEGAAAVGMDMTVASPEGYEPDPAIFDAAVKRGAENGSRIALTHSPQEAAEGCDIIITDTWLSMGDEDEKEKRLHDFQGYQVNDTLAALAEPDYIFMHCLPAHRGEEVTPEIIDGPHSVVFDEAENRLHAHKAILKCLMENK is encoded by the coding sequence ATGACGGAGCAGAAAGATTCTATTTTTCAGTTATCGGGAAAAGATTTTCTCACCATTGCCGAACTGTCGGCGGATGAACTGCATCTTTTATTAAAACAGGCTTATGATATGAAGCAATTGACCAAAAAGCATATCCCGCACCCTTATCTGAAAGGCAAAACACTGGCCATGATATTTGAAAAATCATCCACACGGACACGCGTTTCTTTTGAAGTCGGCATGTACCAGCTTGGCGGATCGGCATTGTTTCTCAGCAGCCGTGACATTCAGATCGGGCGCGGAGAAACGATCCCGGATACGGCCAGGGTACTCTCCCGATTCGTCGACGGGATCCTGATCCGGACCTTCGATCATGATCAAGTGGTGGAACTGGCAAAATATGCTGACGTCCCTGTGATTAACGGGCTGACCGATACCCACCACCCGACTCAGGTGCTGGCGGATTTGCTAACGATTTATGAACATAAGGGGCGGCTGAAGGGGTTAAAAGCCTGCTTCATCGGCGACGGGTACAACAACATGGCACATTCTCTGGTGGAAGGTGCGGCGGCGGTCGGCATGGACATGACCGTTGCAAGCCCTGAAGGCTATGAACCGGATCCGGCCATTTTTGACGCAGCAGTAAAGCGCGGAGCAGAGAATGGCAGTCGGATCGCCTTGACCCACTCCCCGCAGGAAGCCGCAGAGGGCTGTGACATCATCATTACCGATACCTGGCTGAGCATGGGCGATGAAGATGAGAAAGAAAAGCGGCTCCATGATTTTCAGGGGTATCAGGTGAATGATACGCTTGCGGCACTGGCCGAACCGGATTACATTTTTATGCATTGTCTGCCGGCCCATCGCGGTGAAGAAGTCACACCGGAGATTATTGACGGACCGCACTCTGTGGTATTCGACGAAGCGGAAAACCGGCTTCATGCTCATAAAGCGATTCTTAAATGTCTGATGGAAAACAAATAA
- the argH gene encoding argininosuccinate lyase: protein MAKLWGGRFTKSTNKLVDAYTASISYDKELAKEDIEGSIAHVTMLGECGIVTPEESAVIQQGLKTILKKVEKGEARFSVDQEDIHMNIERMLIDEIGSVGGKLHTGRSRNDQVATDMHLYMRNKTHDLIELLEHVQYALLEQAKTNVDTILPGYTHLQRAQPISFAHHLLAYFWMFERDKGRLKDSLKRLNVLPLGAGALAGTTFPINRRRVAELLDFNDIYPNSMDAVSDRDFVVEALSACSLIMVHLSRLSEEMVLWSSQEFQFIELDDAFCTGSSIMPQKKNPDVSELLRGKTGRVFGHLIGLLTVLKGLPLAYNKDMQEDKEGIFDTVKTLTGALQLLAPILETMTVKKDRMRHAVEKDYSNATDIADYLAKKGLPFREAHAITGKMVLYAIEHKKYLLELDLNEYKQFSPLFEKDIFEDLQPENVMRARESEGGTAPHQVEKQLKLAEEKLGVNENR, encoded by the coding sequence ATGGCGAAACTGTGGGGCGGCCGGTTTACGAAGTCAACCAATAAGCTGGTTGACGCATACACCGCGTCGATTTCCTATGATAAGGAACTGGCAAAAGAAGATATTGAAGGCAGCATCGCCCATGTGACGATGCTTGGCGAGTGCGGGATCGTTACACCGGAAGAATCGGCGGTCATTCAGCAGGGTCTGAAGACAATTCTGAAAAAAGTGGAAAAGGGCGAAGCCCGGTTTTCAGTCGATCAGGAAGACATCCATATGAATATTGAACGGATGCTGATCGATGAGATCGGCTCGGTTGGTGGTAAGCTGCACACCGGTCGCAGCCGCAATGACCAGGTCGCGACCGACATGCATCTGTACATGCGGAATAAGACCCATGACCTGATCGAACTGCTGGAGCATGTGCAATACGCCCTTCTCGAACAGGCGAAGACCAATGTGGATACGATCCTTCCGGGGTACACTCATCTGCAGCGTGCACAGCCGATTTCATTTGCCCATCACCTGCTTGCCTATTTTTGGATGTTTGAGCGGGACAAGGGGCGCCTGAAAGACAGCCTGAAACGGCTCAATGTGCTGCCGCTTGGTGCAGGCGCCCTGGCCGGGACGACCTTCCCGATCAACCGCCGCCGCGTCGCCGAACTGCTTGATTTCAACGACATCTATCCGAACAGCATGGATGCCGTCAGCGACCGTGATTTTGTCGTCGAGGCTTTGTCCGCCTGTTCGCTGATCATGGTCCACCTCTCCCGCCTGTCGGAAGAGATGGTGCTGTGGAGCAGCCAGGAGTTCCAGTTTATCGAACTGGACGATGCCTTCTGCACCGGATCGAGTATCATGCCGCAGAAGAAAAATCCGGATGTCTCCGAACTGCTGCGCGGCAAGACGGGACGCGTGTTCGGCCATCTGATCGGACTGCTTACCGTACTGAAAGGGTTGCCGCTCGCCTATAACAAGGATATGCAGGAAGACAAGGAAGGCATATTCGATACGGTCAAAACGCTGACCGGCGCGCTGCAGCTCCTTGCCCCGATTCTTGAGACGATGACTGTCAAAAAGGACCGGATGCGCCACGCCGTTGAGAAGGACTACTCCAACGCAACGGACATCGCCGATTATCTGGCGAAAAAGGGCCTGCCGTTCCGCGAGGCCCATGCGATTACGGGTAAAATGGTGCTTTACGCCATTGAACATAAAAAGTATTTACTGGAACTCGATCTTAACGAGTACAAACAGTTCAGTCCTTTATTTGAAAAGGATATTTTTGAAGATCTGCAGCCGGAAAACGTGATGCGCGCCCGCGAAAGCGAAGGCGGCACCGCCCCGCACCAGGTTGAAAAGCAGTTGAAACTCGCCGAAGAAAAACTCGGCGTCAATGAAAACCGTTGA
- the carB gene encoding carbamoyl-phosphate synthase (glutamine-hydrolyzing) large subunit: protein MPLRTDIKKVLVIGSGPIVIGQAAEFDYAGTQACLALKEEGIEVVLINSNPATIMTDDRIADRTYVEPLTVQAIEKIMIKEHPDGLIGTLGGQTGLNLAVELYEKGILARYGVELLGTSVSSIQHGEDRELFKKLMIDIHEPIPESKIIRSYEDGLAFTRKIGYPVIIRPAYTLGGSGGGFAYNDQDLDLVLHRGLNLSPIHEVLIEKSIKGWKEIEYEVMRDANDTCIIVCNMENVDPVGVHTGDSVVVAPSQTLSDVQYQMLRNASLKIIRALKIVGGCNIQFALNPESDEYAIIEVNPRVSRSSALASKATGYPIARVAAKCAIGFYLDEILNPITGTTYASFEPAIDYIVVKIPRFPFDKFTEADHSLGTQMKATGEVMAIDRTFEGALNKGIRSMEMGFSGLDDPSCHHLDEETLREHLRQATDLRLFAIAELMRRGSTVDEMHQLTEIDSWFLNGIKRLIHFESALRKQGKRGLTDESLVQAKRWNIGDRRLAELLGIKEESIRARRQAIGLKPVYHLVDTCAGEFEAETPYYYSTWQGADEAEVDGKPKILIVGSGPIRIGQGIEFDYCCVQATLAVKKLGYEAVVINNNPETVSTDYSTADRLYFEPLSPEDILNVAEKEGVRGALVQFGGQTAVNVAEALEQAGIPVLGTSTKAIEKLEDREQFYDLLTELRIPHIKGTSVSSLEDLREAGRQLGFPILVRPSFVIGGQSMFLFHQPGELEHYMHSEHSLNAQSFPLLVDRYMPGTECEVDAISDGEEVTIPGVFEHIERAGVHSGDSIAVFPSFTLTEDMKKEIAADTRKICRRLHVRGLINIQFVIADGTVYVLEVNPRASRTVPIISKVTGIPMVEKAVAIQLGDKLAALGLTGGYSHAPQFWSVKAPVFSFTKLKGVDPVLGPEMKSTGEQLGMGEKLHEAFTKAVFSGEENPFSGSQRGKKLLISITDRERPESLNLIRRLAGKGFEIVATGRTAAFVKSSGIRVQRIEAHAEAVQSLLAEGDTAAVLNIPTAGRNTESFGFELRSLTLRYQIPLYTCFDTLKAAVDAADEDFTLNVHTLDEYRTLTYTTNKEK, encoded by the coding sequence ATGCCGTTACGTACTGATATAAAAAAAGTGCTGGTCATCGGTTCAGGCCCCATCGTGATTGGTCAGGCAGCGGAATTTGATTATGCCGGCACGCAGGCCTGCCTTGCCCTGAAAGAAGAAGGTATTGAGGTGGTGCTGATTAACAGCAACCCGGCAACGATCATGACGGATGACAGAATCGCTGACCGGACCTATGTCGAACCCCTGACCGTACAGGCTATTGAAAAGATTATGATTAAAGAGCATCCGGATGGACTGATCGGCACGCTTGGCGGACAAACCGGGCTGAATCTGGCGGTTGAACTCTATGAAAAGGGGATTCTTGCCAGATACGGCGTGGAACTGCTCGGCACGTCCGTCTCATCCATTCAGCACGGGGAAGACCGCGAGCTTTTCAAAAAGCTGATGATTGATATTCATGAACCGATCCCTGAATCAAAAATCATCCGCAGCTATGAGGACGGTCTCGCCTTTACCCGCAAAATCGGTTATCCGGTGATTATCCGGCCGGCCTATACACTGGGCGGATCGGGAGGCGGCTTTGCTTATAACGATCAGGATCTTGATCTTGTGCTCCACAGAGGACTGAATCTCAGCCCGATCCATGAAGTACTGATTGAAAAGAGCATCAAGGGCTGGAAAGAGATTGAGTATGAGGTCATGCGTGACGCAAACGATACCTGTATCATTGTCTGCAATATGGAAAATGTGGATCCTGTGGGGGTCCATACGGGAGACAGTGTCGTGGTCGCTCCTTCACAGACGCTTTCCGATGTCCAGTATCAGATGCTGCGCAATGCCTCACTGAAAATTATCCGGGCACTGAAGATCGTCGGCGGATGCAACATTCAGTTTGCGCTGAATCCGGAATCGGATGAATATGCCATCATTGAAGTGAATCCGCGGGTCAGCCGTTCATCGGCGCTCGCCTCAAAGGCGACCGGCTATCCCATTGCCCGCGTAGCTGCTAAATGTGCCATCGGCTTTTATCTTGATGAAATACTGAACCCGATTACCGGTACGACCTATGCTTCTTTTGAACCGGCAATTGATTACATCGTTGTCAAGATTCCGCGTTTTCCGTTCGATAAGTTCACGGAAGCCGATCACAGTCTTGGCACACAGATGAAGGCGACCGGGGAAGTGATGGCGATCGACCGGACGTTTGAAGGGGCTTTGAATAAGGGCATTCGGTCAATGGAAATGGGTTTCAGCGGTCTGGATGATCCGTCCTGTCACCATCTGGACGAGGAGACTCTGAGGGAACACCTGCGGCAGGCGACCGATCTGAGGCTGTTTGCCATTGCCGAACTGATGCGGCGCGGCAGCACGGTGGATGAGATGCATCAGCTGACCGAAATAGATTCATGGTTTCTGAACGGGATAAAAAGGCTGATCCACTTCGAGTCTGCGCTTCGGAAACAGGGTAAACGCGGGCTGACCGACGAGAGCCTGGTCCAGGCGAAAAGATGGAATATCGGTGACCGGCGTCTTGCTGAACTCCTCGGAATAAAGGAAGAAAGCATTCGGGCGCGCAGACAGGCGATCGGTTTAAAGCCGGTCTATCATCTGGTCGATACCTGTGCGGGTGAGTTTGAGGCCGAGACGCCTTATTATTACTCCACCTGGCAGGGGGCCGACGAAGCGGAAGTCGACGGGAAGCCAAAAATCCTCATTGTCGGATCCGGGCCGATCCGGATCGGGCAGGGTATTGAATTTGATTACTGCTGCGTTCAGGCCACACTTGCCGTGAAAAAGCTGGGCTATGAAGCGGTAGTGATCAACAATAACCCGGAAACAGTCAGCACGGATTATTCGACAGCTGACCGGCTGTACTTTGAGCCGCTTTCGCCGGAAGATATTCTTAATGTGGCGGAAAAAGAAGGGGTCCGCGGTGCACTGGTTCAGTTTGGCGGACAGACCGCTGTGAATGTAGCTGAGGCGCTGGAGCAGGCCGGTATTCCTGTTCTGGGTACTTCGACAAAAGCGATTGAAAAACTGGAAGACCGGGAACAGTTTTATGATCTGCTTACCGAACTCAGGATCCCGCATATTAAAGGAACAAGCGTCAGCAGCCTTGAGGATCTGCGCGAGGCCGGAAGACAGCTTGGTTTTCCGATCCTGGTTCGTCCCTCCTTTGTCATTGGCGGGCAATCGATGTTTCTGTTTCATCAGCCGGGTGAGCTGGAACATTACATGCACAGCGAACACAGCCTGAATGCTCAGTCCTTTCCGCTGCTCGTTGACCGCTACATGCCCGGCACCGAATGTGAAGTCGATGCCATCAGCGACGGCGAAGAAGTGACGATTCCCGGTGTATTTGAACATATTGAGCGGGCAGGCGTTCATTCCGGTGACAGTATTGCCGTTTTTCCTTCTTTTACGCTTACTGAGGACATGAAGAAGGAGATTGCCGCAGATACCCGAAAGATCTGCCGCCGACTGCATGTCAGGGGACTGATCAACATCCAGTTTGTCATCGCGGACGGAACGGTTTATGTGCTGGAAGTTAACCCCCGGGCGTCACGGACGGTACCGATTATCAGTAAAGTCACCGGTATTCCGATGGTCGAGAAGGCGGTTGCCATCCAGCTGGGAGATAAGCTTGCAGCGCTCGGGCTTACAGGCGGCTATAGCCACGCGCCTCAATTCTGGTCGGTCAAGGCACCGGTTTTCTCATTTACCAAGCTGAAGGGCGTAGATCCTGTACTCGGACCGGAAATGAAATCAACCGGTGAACAGCTGGGCATGGGGGAGAAGCTCCATGAAGCTTTTACAAAAGCCGTTTTCTCGGGGGAAGAAAATCCCTTCTCCGGTTCACAGAGGGGGAAAAAGCTGCTTATTTCCATTACGGACCGGGAGCGGCCGGAAAGCCTGAATCTGATCCGCAGGCTGGCGGGAAAGGGTTTTGAAATCGTGGCGACAGGCAGGACAGCAGCATTCGTCAAATCCTCAGGTATCCGTGTCCAGAGGATTGAAGCACATGCCGAAGCCGTTCAGAGCCTCCTTGCCGAGGGTGATACAGCGGCTGTCCTGAATATCCCGACGGCAGGCAGAAATACCGAATCATTCGGATTTGAACTGAGGTCGCTGACCCTCCGCTACCAGATCCCGCTTTACACCTGCTTTGATACACTGAAGGCAGCTGTGGATGCGGCAGACGAAGATTTCACGCTGAACGTCCACACGCTTGATGAATATCGGACACTGACCTATACGACGAACAAGGAGAAGTGA
- a CDS encoding carbamoyl phosphate synthase small subunit codes for MKKGYLILESGDVFPGVRVGSKASVFGEIVFNTSMTGYQEIMTDPSYTGQIMTFCYPLIGNYGVNRNDSESSAIHMQGVVFSHLCDLPSHYQSLKTVDQWLKESGVPGLSEVDTRAVVRTVRKSGTMKAVITDHSDASAVDWGKPLPHDEVSRVSVKKPVVYPGDGPHVVLIDYGYKKSMLTALLDAGCKVTVVPFNTTYEEITRLDPDGIMLSNGPGDPQQLKAHFRELKKITAHYPVLGICLGHQLIALAYGAKTGKLLFGHRGANHPVRECATGKVWMTSQNHSYVVERGSIDSQVFHVSYENVNDGSIEGLKHCTLPIETVQFHPEAHPGPDDTHPVFQRFMQTIKQNKGEVTHAVTY; via the coding sequence TTGAAAAAAGGTTATCTGATTCTCGAGTCGGGTGATGTGTTTCCGGGTGTTCGCGTCGGCAGCAAGGCCTCTGTTTTTGGTGAAATTGTGTTTAATACCAGCATGACCGGGTACCAGGAAATCATGACGGATCCCTCCTATACCGGACAGATTATGACGTTCTGTTACCCGCTGATCGGAAATTACGGAGTCAATCGTAACGATAGTGAGAGTTCTGCGATCCACATGCAGGGCGTCGTCTTCAGCCATCTCTGTGATCTGCCCAGTCATTATCAGTCTCTCAAAACGGTGGATCAGTGGCTGAAGGAATCCGGCGTCCCCGGACTTTCAGAAGTCGATACGCGCGCGGTCGTGAGAACAGTCAGAAAAAGCGGAACGATGAAAGCCGTCATTACGGATCATTCGGATGCATCAGCTGTTGACTGGGGAAAACCGCTTCCTCACGACGAGGTCAGTCGTGTTTCCGTGAAGAAACCGGTTGTTTATCCCGGAGACGGTCCGCATGTTGTTCTGATTGACTACGGCTATAAAAAGTCAATGCTCACAGCCCTGCTTGACGCAGGCTGTAAAGTAACCGTTGTTCCGTTCAATACAACATATGAGGAGATAACCCGACTGGATCCGGACGGCATCATGCTCAGTAACGGACCGGGCGATCCGCAACAGCTCAAAGCCCATTTCCGTGAACTGAAGAAAATCACCGCTCATTATCCGGTGCTTGGTATTTGCCTTGGCCATCAGCTGATCGCACTGGCTTACGGGGCGAAAACAGGCAAGCTGCTGTTCGGTCACCGCGGGGCGAATCATCCGGTCCGGGAATGCGCAACGGGTAAGGTCTGGATGACCTCTCAGAATCACAGCTATGTGGTGGAAAGAGGCAGCATAGACAGTCAGGTGTTTCATGTCAGTTATGAGAATGTGAATGACGGATCGATAGAAGGGCTGAAACATTGCACGCTTCCGATTGAAACGGTTCAGTTTCATCCCGAGGCGCACCCTGGTCCCGATGATACCCATCCGGTTTTTCAGCGGTTCATGCAGACGATTAAACAGAACAAGGGTGAAGTAACTCATGCCGTTACGTACTGA
- a CDS encoding argininosuccinate synthase, producing the protein MAKEKIVLAYSGGLDTSVCIKWLQDKYNYDVIALSIDVGEEGKDLDRVKQKALDVGAIKSYVVDAKELLAENYLAPALQANALYEGVYPLSSGLSRPLIGKLLVDVAHKEGATAVAHGCTGKGNDQVRFEVAIQALDPTLKVVAPVREWGMTRDEEIKYAEKHGIPIPVDLDNPFSIDANIWGRACEAGVLENPWNEAPEEAFAWTNPIEKTPDTAEYVEIEFNEGIPCGLNGEKKPFIGIIKELNKLGGLHGVGRIDHIENRLVGIKSREVYESPAGVILINAHQALETITLTKEVSKFKPLIDKEISQVIYDGLWYSPIREALMAFVKQTQQVVSGKVRVKLFKGNHVVVGRASENSLYNEKLATYTKGDAFDHNAAVGFIKLWGLPTKVNAEVHKNHTETEADHGETVGRPVYEVNQ; encoded by the coding sequence ATGGCAAAAGAAAAAATTGTGCTTGCTTATTCCGGCGGTCTGGACACTTCGGTCTGCATTAAATGGCTTCAGGACAAATATAACTATGACGTCATTGCACTGAGTATTGACGTCGGCGAAGAAGGCAAGGATCTGGATCGGGTTAAACAAAAGGCACTCGATGTCGGTGCCATTAAATCGTACGTTGTGGATGCTAAAGAACTGCTGGCTGAAAATTATCTGGCACCGGCGCTTCAGGCGAATGCACTGTATGAAGGCGTCTATCCACTTTCTTCAGGACTTTCCCGTCCGCTGATCGGGAAACTGCTCGTTGATGTGGCTCATAAGGAAGGGGCAACGGCTGTAGCTCACGGCTGCACGGGCAAGGGAAACGATCAGGTTCGGTTCGAAGTCGCGATTCAGGCGCTGGATCCGACACTCAAAGTGGTCGCTCCGGTACGTGAATGGGGGATGACCCGTGACGAGGAAATCAAATATGCGGAAAAGCACGGGATTCCGATTCCGGTCGATCTTGACAATCCCTTCTCTATTGACGCCAACATCTGGGGACGTGCCTGCGAAGCCGGTGTACTGGAGAATCCATGGAATGAAGCGCCGGAAGAAGCCTTTGCCTGGACCAACCCGATTGAGAAAACACCGGATACAGCTGAATATGTGGAAATTGAATTTAACGAGGGTATTCCCTGCGGCCTGAACGGAGAAAAAAAGCCATTCATTGGCATCATTAAAGAATTAAACAAACTGGGCGGCCTGCATGGCGTCGGACGGATTGATCATATTGAAAACCGTCTTGTGGGTATCAAATCCCGTGAAGTCTATGAGAGCCCGGCAGGCGTGATTTTAATCAATGCGCACCAGGCGCTTGAGACGATTACCCTGACGAAAGAAGTTTCGAAGTTCAAACCGCTGATAGATAAGGAAATCTCTCAGGTGATCTATGACGGGCTCTGGTACTCACCAATTCGCGAAGCCCTGATGGCGTTTGTTAAGCAGACGCAGCAGGTTGTCTCCGGTAAAGTGCGCGTGAAACTGTTCAAAGGCAATCATGTCGTTGTCGGACGTGCTTCGGAGAACAGCCTCTACAATGAAAAGCTTGCGACCTATACCAAGGGTGATGCCTTCGATCACAATGCGGCTGTAGGTTTCATCAAGCTATGGGGGCTTCCGACGAAGGTCAACGCCGAAGTACACAAGAATCACACGGAAACGGAGGCAGATCATGGCGAAACTGTGGGGCGGCCGGTTTACGAAGTCAACCAATAA